Genomic segment of Nocardioides conyzicola:
CTGCCGGGCGAGATGATCAGCAGGTTGCTGCCGAGCGCGTCGATCTCCGACTTGACCTTGCCCTGGGCCCCCTGGCCGAAGCCCACGGTGAGGATCACCGACGCGATGCCGATGACGATGCCCAGCATGGTCAGGATCGAGCGCATCCGGTGGGCGCGCACGGCCTCGGCGCCCGCCCGGACGGTCTCCAGCCAGTTCACGCGATCGCCCCGGCGCGCGCGGTCGGCTGGTCGGAGACGATCTGGCCGTCGTGGATCACGAGGTTGCGCCCGGCTCGGGCGGCCACCTCGAGCTCATGGGTGATCAGCACGATCGTGCGTCCGGCGCCGTGGAGCTCGTCGAGGAGCCCGAGCACGTCGGCCGTCGACTTGGAGTCGAGGTTGCCGGTCGGCTCGTCGGCCAGGATCATCGCCGGCTCGGTGACGAGGGCACGCGCGACGGCGACCCGCTGCTGCTGCCCACCGGACAGCTCACCCGGCCGGTTGTCGACACGGTCCCCCAGCCCGACGCGCTCGAGGGCGGCCACCGCCCGCTCGCGGCGCTCCGTGCGGTGCACGCCCGCGTAGATCAGCGGGAGCTCCACGTTGCGCCACGCCGAGTGGCTGGCCAGCAGGTTGAACTGCTGGAAGACGAACCCGATGCGCCGGTTGCGGACCTCGGCGAGCTCCACCTCGGTCATCATCGAGACGTCCTCGCCGGCGAGCCGGTAGTGCCCCTCGGTCGGGTTGTCGAGGCAGCCGACGATGTTCATCAGCGTCGACTTGCCGGACCCGGACGGACCGACGACGGCGACGTACTCGCCCGACTGGATCGTGGTGTCGATGCCGCACAGGGCCTCGAACTCGATGCTGCCGGAGCGGTAGGTCTTGCGGATCTGCTCCAGCTCGATGATCGCGGTCACTGGCCGGGACCCCCGGCCGGCATCCCGCCAGGCAGCTGGCTGAAGTCGGGCAGCTGCCCGCCGCCGGGGAGCTCGCCCTGCTGTTGCCCGCCGCCGTTGCCGCCACCCGTCGGGGCCCGGAAGCCCTGGACGACGATCGTGTCGCCCTCCTTCAGCCCCTGGGTGATCTCGGTGGCCATGCCGTACGTCTCGCCGGTCTCGACCTCGGTCTTGACCTCCTTGCCGTCCACCAGCTTGGTCACATAGGTCTTGCCGTCGGTGGTCGAGAGGGCGTTGGTGGCGACGGTGAGCACGTCGGGGACCTGCTTCACGACGATCGAGACGGTCGCCGAGACGCCGGCGTACAGGTCCTGCTGCTTGCCGGTGACCTCGACGGTGACCGGGAAGACCGCGGCCCCGCTGTCGTTGGTCTGGGCGACGAGGCCGACCTCGGAGACGGTGCCGTAGATCGTGTCGTCGACGCCGGTGGCGGTGATCTTGGCCTGCAGGCCCTCCTTCAGCTGCTGGGCGTCCGCGGCCGCGACCGTGCCGTCGACGACGAAGGAGTGGGTGGAGACGATCGAGATGGTCCCGGTGGCCGTGTCGGTGCCGGTGTCCGTCGAGCCGTTCGACGCGTCGGCACCGCTCGGGCTCGAGCTCGAGCTGGAGCCGGTGACGTCGCCCTTGGCCAGGTCGACGCTGGTCACGGTGCCCGCGATCGAGGCCCGCAGGGTGGCGTCCTGCACGGCCTCCCGAGCGTCGGCGAGCGTGGCCTGCGCCGACACGACCGCGGCGTTGTCGGCGGCGAGCTGGACGTCGCTCTCGCCGTTGTCCTCGTCCTCGTCGAGCTGGGTGGTCGCCGCCTCGAGCGAGGTCAGCGCCGCCGCCCGCGAGGCCACCAGCGCGCTGTCGTCGACGCGGGCGAGCGGGTCGCCCTTTTTGACCTTGTCGCCCTCGTCGACCAGGACCTTCGTGACGGTGCCGGAGACGGCGAAGCTCTCGTCGCTGGACTTCCGGGCGGCGATCGTGCCGTCGGCCGAGACCGTCTGCTCGATGGTCTGGGTGCTCACGGTCGCCGTGGTGCTGGACTCCGCCGCCGTCGAGTCCCGGGTCATCAACCAGACGCCGCTGCCGGCGGCCACCACCAGGGCGACGGGTACGGCGAGCCAGGCCCGCCTCCGTCCCCGCAACGAGATCCGCACCAGCACTCCTCCTGACGATCGCACGCCCCGAGGGGCCGGTCAGGAGGAATGTGTCGGTGCGGGCTGTGGCGGGAGTGGGGTGTCCCTGTGCGTCACCTGTGGGTCAGAGCCCGGGGGCTCCCCAGACGGCCAGCCAGCGACCGAGGTCCTGCTCCATCGGCAGCTCGCCGGTCAGGGTGTCGCGGAGGTGGATCTCGGTCAGGTTGTCGCGCTGCTTCTCCCCCGGCTTGGGGGCGAACGCGTAGAAGGTGCCGCGCTTGTAGAGGTAGACCAGGCCGACGCGACGGCCGTCGGTGCCCTCGAACGGGATCAACGAGCAGAGCAGCCCCGACCCGAAGCCGTGGTCCTCGAGCGAGGTGTTGACGGCGTGCAGGTCGGTGCACAGCCCCGCCGGGTCGTCGGGGTCACCGTGGACGACCAGCCAGGTGAAGCCGTACTCGTCCTGCGAGACCTCGACGTCCGGCTCGTCGGGGTCGGCGTTGAGGAGCTCGACCACGTCGGCCTGGACCGCGCGGAACGCCTGGCCGGTCGCCGCGCGGTAGCAGACCGAGGCGGTCCCGGTCGGCCGCAGCGCGAGCGTCGTCTCGAGGGTGACCGCGGCGCTCGGGACCAGGAAGAGCGCGTCGAGCTGCGGCGCCTTCGGTCGGGACCGGCCGGCGATGACGTCCCAGAGGCCCATCAGGCGGTGCGATCGAGCTCGGCGCGGATCCCCGCGAGCTGCTCGAGGCGCTGCTCCAGGGTCGGGTGCGTCGAGGTGAGGGTGCGCATCGAGACGCCCTTGACGGCCGGTGCGATGAAGAACGCGTTCATCGGCTGCGAGGCGCGCAGGTCGCGGTCGGGGATCGTGTTGATCTCGCCGGTGATCTTCTGCAGCGCCGACGCCAGGGCCTCGGGCTTCATGGTCAGGTAGGCGCCGGCGCGGTCGGCCGACAGCTCGCGGTAGCGCGAGAGCAGCTTGAGGAGCAGGAAGCTGACGGCGTACGTGATCATGCTGACGACCAGCACGACCAACCAGACCGGCAGGCCGCCGCTGTTGTTGTCGCGGCGGCCGCCGCCGAAGATCGCGCCGTACTGCGCGCCGCGGGTGAGCATGCCGGCGAGGATGCCGGCCGAGGAGGCGACGGTCATCACCAGGACGTCGCGGTGGGCGACGTGCGAGAGCTCGTGCGCGAGCACGCCCTCGAGCTCCTCGGCGTCGAGCCGCTGGAGGATGCCGGTGGTGACGACGACGACCGAACGCTGCGGGGACCGACCGGTCGCGAAGGCGTTGGGCAGGTCGGTGTCGGCGATGCCGACGCGCGGCTTCGGCATGTCGGCGAGGGCGCAGAGCCGGTCGATCATGCCGTGCAGCTCGGGTGCCTCCTGCGGGCTGACCTCACGGGCGCCCATCGCCTTCATCGCGACGCTGTCGGAGTTGTACCACTGGAACCAGACC
This window contains:
- a CDS encoding ABC transporter ATP-binding protein: MTAIIELEQIRKTYRSGSIEFEALCGIDTTIQSGEYVAVVGPSGSGKSTLMNIVGCLDNPTEGHYRLAGEDVSMMTEVELAEVRNRRIGFVFQQFNLLASHSAWRNVELPLIYAGVHRTERRERAVAALERVGLGDRVDNRPGELSGGQQQRVAVARALVTEPAMILADEPTGNLDSKSTADVLGLLDELHGAGRTIVLITHELEVAARAGRNLVIHDGQIVSDQPTARAGAIA
- a CDS encoding efflux RND transporter periplasmic adaptor subunit, translated to MRISLRGRRRAWLAVPVALVVAAGSGVWLMTRDSTAAESSTTATVSTQTIEQTVSADGTIAARKSSDESFAVSGTVTKVLVDEGDKVKKGDPLARVDDSALVASRAAALTSLEAATTQLDEDEDNGESDVQLAADNAAVVSAQATLADAREAVQDATLRASIAGTVTSVDLAKGDVTGSSSSSSPSGADASNGSTDTGTDTATGTISIVSTHSFVVDGTVAAADAQQLKEGLQAKITATGVDDTIYGTVSEVGLVAQTNDSGAAVFPVTVEVTGKQQDLYAGVSATVSIVVKQVPDVLTVATNALSTTDGKTYVTKLVDGKEVKTEVETGETYGMATEITQGLKEGDTIVVQGFRAPTGGGNGGGQQQGELPGGGQLPDFSQLPGGMPAGGPGQ
- the htpX gene encoding zinc metalloprotease HtpX, which gives rise to MARTRFVGDAGLTARMTTVMFLLGGLFVAIIALLIAVMPIGWAPFIAVIGLGVVWFQWYNSDSVAMKAMGAREVSPQEAPELHGMIDRLCALADMPKPRVGIADTDLPNAFATGRSPQRSVVVVTTGILQRLDAEELEGVLAHELSHVAHRDVLVMTVASSAGILAGMLTRGAQYGAIFGGGRRDNNSGGLPVWLVVLVVSMITYAVSFLLLKLLSRYRELSADRAGAYLTMKPEALASALQKITGEINTIPDRDLRASQPMNAFFIAPAVKGVSMRTLTSTHPTLEQRLEQLAGIRAELDRTA
- the pspAB gene encoding PspA-associated protein PspAB, whose translation is MGLWDVIAGRSRPKAPQLDALFLVPSAAVTLETTLALRPTGTASVCYRAATGQAFRAVQADVVELLNADPDEPDVEVSQDEYGFTWLVVHGDPDDPAGLCTDLHAVNTSLEDHGFGSGLLCSLIPFEGTDGRRVGLVYLYKRGTFYAFAPKPGEKQRDNLTEIHLRDTLTGELPMEQDLGRWLAVWGAPGL